A region of Streptomyces sp. TG1A-60 DNA encodes the following proteins:
- a CDS encoding HAD hydrolase-like protein: MTDAAVRAVLLDLEGTLYARGAVVDGAAEAVDALRELGVGLRFLTNTDSKPAERIQAELAGYGLTVAAEELFTPVVAAARLLTAAGARTYPLVSRELREVLPTLTGEPPYSHVLIGDCRDTLDYASLDGAFRAVRDGAQLLALQTGRYFKRPDGDHLDTGAVVAAVTYASGTEARVLGKPATDFFELAAASLGVPAAACVVVGDDATTDITGGRAAGCPTVQVRTGKYEDQRAEGLTGQATHELDSVAGLPRLVREWGVA; this comes from the coding sequence ATGACGGACGCTGCGGTGCGAGCGGTCCTGCTCGACCTGGAGGGAACCCTGTACGCCCGGGGCGCCGTGGTCGACGGCGCGGCGGAGGCGGTGGACGCCCTGCGTGAGCTTGGGGTGGGACTGCGCTTCCTGACCAACACCGACTCCAAGCCCGCCGAGCGGATCCAGGCGGAACTGGCCGGGTACGGGCTCACGGTGGCGGCGGAGGAACTGTTCACACCGGTGGTGGCGGCCGCACGGCTGCTGACCGCCGCGGGCGCCCGCACCTACCCGCTGGTCTCGCGTGAACTGCGCGAGGTGCTGCCGACCCTGACCGGCGAACCCCCGTACAGCCATGTGCTGATCGGCGACTGCCGGGACACCCTGGACTACGCCTCGCTCGACGGGGCGTTCAGGGCCGTACGGGACGGGGCACAGCTGCTCGCCCTGCAGACGGGCCGCTACTTCAAGCGGCCCGACGGGGACCACCTGGACACCGGCGCGGTGGTCGCGGCGGTCACGTACGCCTCCGGAACGGAGGCGAGGGTGCTGGGGAAGCCGGCCACCGACTTCTTCGAACTCGCGGCCGCGTCCCTCGGTGTGCCGGCCGCCGCGTGCGTGGTCGTCGGTGACGACGCCACGACGGACATCACGGGCGGCCGCGCCGCCGGGTGCCCGACCGTCCAGGTGCGGACGGGCAAGTACGAGGACCAGCGGGCGGAAGGTCTGACCGGGCAGGCCACCCACGAGCTGGACTCCGTGGCGGGACTGCCGCGGCTCGTCCGGGAGTGGGGCGTCGCGTGA